A window of the Cystobacter fuscus genome harbors these coding sequences:
- a CDS encoding alkene reductase, producing MPTLFDPIRLGAIEAPNRILMAPLTRARGTREHVPTPIMADYYAQRASAGLIISEAIGISQQGLGWPYATGLWSDEQVAGWRKVTDAVHAAGGRIVAQLWHMGRIVHSSYLGGAQPVSASATTAPGRAHTYEGKQPYVQARPLRLDEIPGLLEDYRRAASNAMKAGFDGVQLHAANGYLIDQFLRDNSNLRDDAYGGPIENRIRLLSEVTRVLVDTVGADRTGVRLSPNGDSQGVNDSNPEPLFVAAAQALSSLGIAYLELREPPLDGTFGKGERPPLAPAIRRGFKGVLILNSDYDLTRAQGELDAGVADAISFGRPFISNPDLPHRLARKLPLAQDNMATWYSQGTEGYVDYPRAS from the coding sequence ATGCCGACTCTCTTCGATCCGATCCGACTTGGCGCCATCGAGGCGCCCAACCGCATCCTGATGGCGCCCCTGACGCGGGCCCGGGGCACGCGCGAGCACGTGCCCACGCCCATCATGGCGGACTACTACGCACAGCGCGCCAGCGCGGGGTTGATCATCTCCGAGGCCATTGGAATCTCCCAGCAGGGCCTGGGCTGGCCCTACGCCACGGGGCTGTGGTCCGACGAGCAGGTCGCTGGCTGGCGCAAGGTCACCGATGCGGTCCACGCCGCCGGGGGCCGGATCGTGGCGCAGCTCTGGCACATGGGCCGGATCGTCCATTCGAGCTACCTCGGGGGAGCACAGCCGGTCTCGGCCTCCGCGACCACGGCGCCCGGCCGCGCGCACACCTACGAGGGCAAGCAGCCCTATGTGCAGGCACGGCCCCTGCGCCTGGACGAGATTCCGGGCCTGCTCGAGGACTACCGGCGCGCCGCGAGCAACGCGATGAAGGCGGGCTTCGACGGGGTGCAGTTGCACGCCGCCAATGGCTACCTCATCGACCAATTCCTGCGCGACAACTCCAACCTCCGCGACGATGCCTATGGCGGCCCCATCGAGAACCGCATCCGCCTGCTGAGCGAGGTGACTCGGGTGCTCGTCGACACGGTGGGCGCGGACCGCACGGGCGTGCGCCTGTCTCCGAATGGTGACAGCCAGGGCGTCAACGACAGCAATCCCGAGCCCCTGTTCGTCGCCGCCGCCCAGGCGCTGTCGTCCCTGGGCATCGCCTACCTGGAACTGCGCGAGCCGCCACTCGATGGCACCTTTGGCAAGGGGGAGCGGCCGCCCCTCGCGCCGGCGATCCGTCGTGGCTTCAAGGGCGTCTTGATTTTGAACTCGGATTACGACCTGACGCGGGCCCAAGGGGAACTGGACGCGGGCGTCGCCGACGCCATCTCGTTTGGCCGTCCGTTCATCTCCAACCCGGACCTCCCGCACCGTCTGGCCAGGAAGCTGCCGCTCGCCCAGGACAACATGGCGACCTGGTACTCCCAGGGGACGGAAGGCTACGTGGACTATCCCCGCGCCTCCTGA
- a CDS encoding RICIN domain-containing protein: MAYSAKKTAWLVGAVMLCTSTVACDQAGQVVEPQAIDSMAQAAIVSSIAEGDYVIRSAMTNKCIDVDSSSTADGAKVQEWDCNGTAAQTFHLSPTSDGYWKIINVNSGKALDIAEVSTAQNAVLHQWSYVGGNNQQFRFIARGNNQFSFHPRHTDMAIDLYWGSADNGTILVQYPYTGGANQHWTFDKVGGSTGGGGGPAGTVPVVVTNKCPFALNVVLSGVGDVALERDGAGNKIYRNLGTGGSYTYYPPGNYPSGRVSAYRTLPSPSSPRELEKAEFTLGPDGNGVQNIYYNLTYVDHVGLPMQISTVGNNGCNMAQCNKSYSALSTAIANACPDGLRYTMGGGTICLAPRSFCIDGEYSSDPRRASVCNRLDSEIARCASKYPGQCNPGSEKTPQVYACSGNFFSQSAKWCSAITRGMVDNPDSTNVAQYYNTGKPYNQYAKWVHDQCGAVYSFAYDDYPMAANQAGFYTCNGGRQLNVTFCPAG, translated from the coding sequence ATGGCCTATTCCGCGAAGAAGACCGCGTGGCTGGTGGGCGCGGTGATGCTGTGCACTTCAACCGTGGCGTGTGACCAGGCAGGCCAGGTCGTCGAGCCGCAAGCCATCGACAGCATGGCGCAGGCGGCCATCGTCTCGAGCATCGCCGAGGGCGACTATGTCATCCGCTCGGCGATGACCAACAAGTGTATCGACGTGGACTCGTCGAGCACGGCGGACGGCGCCAAGGTGCAGGAGTGGGATTGCAATGGCACCGCCGCGCAGACCTTCCACCTGTCCCCGACGTCGGACGGCTACTGGAAGATCATCAACGTCAACAGCGGCAAGGCGCTCGACATCGCGGAGGTGAGCACCGCGCAGAACGCCGTCCTCCACCAGTGGTCCTACGTGGGCGGCAACAACCAGCAGTTCCGGTTCATCGCCCGCGGCAACAACCAGTTCAGCTTCCACCCGCGCCACACGGACATGGCGATTGATCTGTACTGGGGCTCGGCGGACAACGGGACCATCCTCGTGCAGTACCCGTACACGGGGGGCGCCAACCAGCACTGGACCTTCGACAAGGTCGGCGGGAGCACGGGCGGTGGCGGTGGCCCGGCCGGCACCGTCCCCGTGGTGGTGACCAACAAGTGTCCCTTCGCCCTCAACGTGGTGCTCTCGGGCGTGGGTGACGTGGCGCTCGAGCGCGACGGCGCGGGCAACAAGATCTACCGCAACCTCGGCACCGGCGGCAGCTACACCTACTACCCGCCGGGCAACTACCCCAGCGGCCGCGTGAGCGCCTACCGCACGCTGCCCTCGCCCTCCTCGCCGCGCGAGCTGGAGAAGGCCGAGTTCACGCTCGGACCCGACGGCAACGGCGTGCAGAACATCTACTACAACCTCACGTACGTGGACCACGTGGGCCTGCCCATGCAGATCTCCACCGTGGGCAACAACGGCTGCAACATGGCCCAGTGCAACAAGAGCTACAGCGCGCTGAGCACGGCCATCGCCAACGCGTGTCCGGACGGGCTGCGCTACACCATGGGGGGCGGCACCATCTGCCTCGCGCCGCGCTCCTTCTGCATCGACGGGGAGTACTCGAGCGACCCGCGCCGCGCCTCGGTGTGCAACCGCCTGGACAGCGAGATCGCCCGGTGCGCGAGCAAGTACCCCGGCCAGTGCAACCCGGGCTCGGAGAAGACGCCCCAGGTGTACGCCTGCTCGGGCAACTTCTTCTCCCAGAGCGCCAAGTGGTGCTCGGCCATCACGCGCGGCATGGTGGACAACCCCGACAGCACGAACGTGGCCCAGTACTACAACACCGGCAAGCCCTACAACCAGTACGCCAAGTGGGTGCATGACCAGTGCGGCGCGGTGTACTCGTTCGCCTACGACGACTACCCCATGGCGGCCAACCAGGCCGGCTTCTACACCTGCAACGGTGGCCGGCAGCTCAACGTGACGTTCTGCCCCGCGGGCTGA